In Helianthus annuus cultivar XRQ/B chromosome 8, HanXRQr2.0-SUNRISE, whole genome shotgun sequence, a single genomic region encodes these proteins:
- the LOC110872634 gene encoding beta-galactosidase 4-like yields MEKNYISVVGVPDAIPVKYMEVTEINTCNGFYCDYFSANKNFKPKMWTEAWTRWFTKFGGAVPYRPAEDLAYSVAKFIQSGVSFINYYMYYGGTNFGRTAGGPFIAISYDYDAPLDEYGML; encoded by the exons ATGGAGAAGAATTATATCTCGGTGGTTGGAGTTCCAGATGCGATTCCCGTCAAGTATATGGAGGTGACCGAG ATAAATACCTGCAATGGTTTTTATTGTGACTATTTCTCTGCCAACAAAAATTTTAAACCGAAGATGTGGACCGAAGCCTGGACAAGAtg GTTCACTAAGTTTGGAGGTGCAGTGCCTTATAGACCAGCTGAAGATTTGGCATACTCAGTAGCTAAGTTTATTCAGAGTGGTGTATCTTTTATCAACTATTATATG TATTATGGAGGAACTAATTTTGGGCGGACAGCAGGTGGCCCGTTTATTGCTATAAGCTATGATTATGATGCTCCCCTTGATGAATACGGTATGTTATGA